The Triticum dicoccoides isolate Atlit2015 ecotype Zavitan chromosome 6A, WEW_v2.0, whole genome shotgun sequence genome has a window encoding:
- the LOC119318070 gene encoding WAT1-related protein At1g44800-like → MGMGWKVLSDVKPYLAMVLLQVGFAGMYIIAVASLKAGMSHFVLVVYRNLVATAVMAPFALYFERCKGLRPKMTITIFLKIMGLAFLEPVIDQNLYFMGAKLTSAGFATALVNILPAVTFVLALLLRMEKVRLRSLHSQAKIAGTVLTVAGAVLMVLYHGPIVQFPWTKGQHHATASGQGVGSAADARDWLNGTIMVIIACVAWACFFILQSNTLKSYPAELSLTVLICGMGSLMSGGIALVAERANTQAWVIGFDMRLFTAVYAGIVCSGVAYYVQGIVSSQRGPVFVTAFNPLCMIITAVMGSIILKEEINLGSVIGAAIIVGGLYFLIWGKSKDEISKAGGSSKGAGELPLTSVTNGHGSGKQELGNGNGGHVFVVETPAANGHY, encoded by the exons atgggTATGGGGTGGAAAGTTCTGAGCGATGTGAAGCCGTACCTGGCGATGGTGCTGCTGCAGGTGGGGTTCGCCGGCATGTACATCATCGCCGTGGCGTCCCTCAAGGCCGGGATGAGCCACTTCGTCCTCGTCGTCTACCGGAACCTCGTCGCCACCGCCGTCATGGCGCCCTTCGCCCTCTACTTCGAGAG GTGCAAGGGACTGAGGCCAAAGATGACAATCACCATCTTCCTCAAGATCATGGGTCTCGCATTCCTCGA GCCTGTGATTGACCAGAACCTGTACTTCATGGGGGCGAAGCTCACCTCGGCGGGATTCGCGACGGCGCTCGTCAACATCCTCCCGGCCGTCACCTTTGTGCTGGCCCTCCTCCTGCGCATGGAGAAGGTGCGGCTGCGGAGCCTGCACAGCCAGGCCAAGATCGCCGGCACGGTCCTCACGGTGGCCGGCGCCGTGCTGATGGTCCTGTATCACGGCCCCATCGTGCAGTTCCCGTGGACCAAGGGCCAGCACCACGCCACCGCCAGTGGCCAGGGCGTCGGCAGCGCGGCCGACGCGCGGGACTGGCTGAACGGGACTATCATGGTCATCATCGCCTGCGTGGCCTGGGCGTGCTTCTTCATCCTCCAGTCCAACACCCTCAAGAGCTACCCGGCGGAACTGTCGCTCACCGTGCTCATCTGCGGCATGGGATCCCTCATGAGCGGCGGCATCGCCCTCGTCGCCGAGCGCGCCAACACTCAGGCCTGGGTTATCGGCTTCGACATGCGCCTCTTCACCGCCGTCTACGCCGGCATCGTGTGCTCCGGCGTGGCGTACTACGTGCAGGGCATCGTGTCGAGTCAAAGGGGCCCGGTGTTCGTCACGGCATTCAACCCGCTCTGCATGATCATAACCGCCGTCATGGGCTCCATCATTCTCAAGGAGGAGATCAATCTCGGAAG TGTTATTGGTGCAGCCATCATCGTTGGAGGCCTCTACTTTCTCATCTGGGGCAAGAGCAAGGACGAGATCAGCAAAGCCGGCGGCAGCAGCAAGGGCGCCGGCGAGCTGCCCTTAACCTCAGTGACCAACGGCCACGGCAGCGGCAAGCAAGAGCTCGGCAACGGCAACGGCGGCCATGTCTTCGTCGTGGAGACGCCGGCAGCCAATGGCCACTACTAG
- the LOC119318071 gene encoding transmembrane emp24 domain-containing protein p24delta3-like: MPAPAVLALAAALLLASASICAEAVWLDMPQAGTKCVSEEIQANVVVLADYALMYESHPSAHPTIAVKVTSPYGYTLHESGNITVGQFAFTTSEAGNFLACFWIDSAEKGSGVSVNLDWKTGIATKDWDAIAKKEKIEGVELELRKLEVAVQSIHQNMVYLKAREAEMREVSEKTNGRVAWFSIMSLGVCVVVSVLQLWHLQGYFRKKKLI; this comes from the exons ATGCCCGCGCCGGCGGTGCTAGCCCTCGCGGCGGCCCTGCTGCTCGCCTCCGCGTCCATCTGCGCGGAGGCCGTGTGGCTCGACATGCCGCAGGCCGGGACCAAGTGCGTGTCGGAGGAGATCCAGGCCAACGTGGTGGTGCTCGCCGACTACGCCCTCATGTACGAGTCCCACCCCTCCGCCCACCCCACCATCGCCGTCAAG GTTACTTCACCATATGGGTACACCTTACATGAAAGTGGAAACATTACAGTTGGTCAATTTGCATTCACAACCTCGGAAGCTGGAAACTTCCTTGCCTGCTTCTGGATAGATAGTGCAGAGAAAGGATCAGGCGTATCTGTAAATCTTGATTGGAAGACTGGAATTGCAACAAAGGATTGGGATGCTATCGCTAAGAAGGAAAAAATAGAG GGCGTAGAACTAGAGCTTAGGAAGCTTGAAGTGGCTGTACAGTCGATTCATCAGAACATGGTATACCTCAAAGCAAG GGAAGCGGAGATGAGGGAGGTGAGCGAGAAAACAAACGGCAGGGTTGCTTGGTTCAGCATCATGTCGCTGGGCGTCTGCGTCGTGGTGTCGGTTTTGCAGTTGTGGCACCTTCAAGGGTACTTCAGGAAAAAGAAGCTCATCTAG